The DNA window GTAATGTGCACCCCTTCTAGAGTAAAGTTCCTTTGAATTTTAATTATAACTCACTTAGAAAAAAAGGTGTAAGTTAGTAGCTTATTCATTTATTTGTTAATCCTTATTGGAAAAGTAGGAATAAAATATTGAATTATGTTTTTTGTCGTGATATTATCTGAGTGCGATAATTCATTACTTGTATTTGATATATCCATTTGAAGGAGGAGGAATTGGAATGTCTAACAAGAAGTATCTCAAAGCGGATCTAAATCCAAGAAGAGTACGTGTGAAATTCGGTGGGGAAACCATTGCCGATAGCACAAATGTCATTACACTCCATGAGAGAGGCCATCTTCCGGTGTACTATTTTCCTGAATCGGATGTACGCAAAGATCTATTCGTGGAAGCAGATCACTTTACGGAATGCCCGCTGAAAGGAACTGCATCGTACTGGAGCATCAAGGTTGGAGAGCGATTTTCTGAGAATGCAGTCTGGAGTTATCAGAATCCTATTCCCGAGAGCGAGGCTATCAAAGGGTATTATTCGTTCTATTGGGATCAGGTTGATGCTTGGTTTGAAGAGGATGAAGAGATTTTCGTTCACGCTCGTGATCCGTACAAACGTGTAGATGCGCTTCGGAGTTCACGTCATATTCAAGTTGTTATTGATGGTGTAACCGTCGCTGAGAGCCATCGTCCAGTAATTGTATTCGAAACAGGTGTGCCTGTACGGTATTATTTGCCGAAGGAAGACGTGAAGCAAGATCTTCTAAATTCGTCTACACTACAAACAAGTTGCCCGTATAAAGGAACGGCTTCTTATTGGTCGGCTACGATAAATGATAAAGTGCACGACAATATCGTATGGAGTTATTTAAATCCAATTCCTGAGATTCCAAATATTAAGGAATATTTGTCCTTTTATAATGAACGGGTTGAAACCTATATCGATGGAGAACGAGAAGGGGAGATTTTCTGGTACCGTTCAGCCTTGGACTTTTTTAATGCCAATGAGATTAAGACTGTTACGGTATAAACGGAACTATAACATAACTCTTTCAATCAAAGGATTGAACGGATAGTAGAACGCGAATGAAGACGGCTGACCTGATCACAGGAGGTCTTTTTTTATTTGAATTGATAAATGGATAAGGTTGAATTCAGTTGAAATCGTTATCTATACATAGGGGGTTCATTATGAACGGAACACAAACGCTGAGTAGGGCGCTTGATATATTGTTTGCATTATCGGAAGCAAATGATACTTTATCAGTCAGTGAAATCGCTGAGAAGGTGTCTATTCCGGAAAGTACAACCTATCGATTTATTCAAACGCTGGAACAGAATGGGATTGTGGAGCGGAAGGGAAAAAGTCAAATTGGCTTAGGGATGCGTATATTAGATTTGGCTAGAAGCTTAAGTCATCAGGCTCATCGTGAGTTATTGCCGCTAGCATTACCCATTATGGAGCGATTAACACAGCAAACCAAAGAAACATCCGTTTTGTTTGTACGTTCAGGAATGAATTGTGTCTGTATACAAAATGTCCGAAGCCAAGGCCTTCTGCAGTTTGCGGTTGAGAATGGAAGAGTACTGCCGCTATATTCCGGAGGTTCAGGGAAATGTATCCTTGCTTATGAGAATGAGCGATTTATTCAGCGGGTTGTAGAGTCTCTTCAATCACCTGAGGAACAACGTAAACTACAGAATGAATGTGCGGATATTCGGGAAAAAGGTTACTGCTTTACGCATGGGGAAGTAGACCCGGATATTTTTGCGGTAGCAGCGCCTGTGCTAGATGCA is part of the Paenibacillus segetis genome and encodes:
- a CDS encoding DUF427 domain-containing protein, coding for MSNKKYLKADLNPRRVRVKFGGETIADSTNVITLHERGHLPVYYFPESDVRKDLFVEADHFTECPLKGTASYWSIKVGERFSENAVWSYQNPIPESEAIKGYYSFYWDQVDAWFEEDEEIFVHARDPYKRVDALRSSRHIQVVIDGVTVAESHRPVIVFETGVPVRYYLPKEDVKQDLLNSSTLQTSCPYKGTASYWSATINDKVHDNIVWSYLNPIPEIPNIKEYLSFYNERVETYIDGEREGEIFWYRSALDFFNANEIKTVTV
- a CDS encoding IclR family transcriptional regulator; the protein is MNGTQTLSRALDILFALSEANDTLSVSEIAEKVSIPESTTYRFIQTLEQNGIVERKGKSQIGLGMRILDLARSLSHQAHRELLPLALPIMERLTQQTKETSVLFVRSGMNCVCIQNVRSQGLLQFAVENGRVLPLYSGGSGKCILAYENERFIQRVVESLQSPEEQRKLQNECADIREKGYCFTHGEVDPDIFAVAAPVLDAHGLIVASLSIAGPNFKCNKEYDQEVSGYVVAAANQLSQKLGSVF